One region of Vescimonas fastidiosa genomic DNA includes:
- a CDS encoding antirestriction protein ArdA, whose translation MTLFEAYVTNAGKYADYGVEVGEPLKFPTTTEEVQALLKRIGVDGVRYQEIFIVSFDGDVLGLYDYLNEYENLDELNHLAHLLSDLDQGKLETLEAVLNKGDHTSSVADIINLVHNLDCYDLHPGVSDDETLGRIYVEDMERLEVPEDIINYFDFEAYGRDMRLNEGGHFAPGGYLTRVSNNFVELYHGIEDIPAEHRVFAYPQLSIREQMAAYKEIIDGSARDTGRHPIIPGHEDR comes from the coding sequence ATGACCCTGTTTGAAGCCTATGTTACTAATGCCGGGAAATACGCCGACTATGGCGTAGAGGTTGGAGAACCCTTGAAGTTTCCCACTACCACCGAAGAAGTACAGGCGCTCCTAAAGCGGATCGGCGTGGACGGTGTTCGGTATCAAGAGATTTTCATTGTTTCTTTTGACGGTGATGTGCTGGGCCTGTATGACTATCTGAACGAATATGAAAATCTGGACGAGCTCAACCATCTGGCCCATCTGCTCTCCGATCTGGATCAAGGTAAGCTGGAAACGCTGGAGGCCGTTCTCAACAAGGGCGACCACACTTCCAGCGTGGCCGACATCATCAACCTCGTTCACAATCTGGACTGCTACGATCTGCACCCCGGCGTATCGGACGATGAAACGCTGGGGCGCATTTATGTGGAAGACATGGAGCGGCTGGAGGTGCCCGAAGATATAATCAACTATTTTGACTTCGAGGCATACGGGCGGGATATGCGGCTGAACGAGGGCGGGCACTTCGCCCCCGGCGGCTATCTGACCCGAGTAAGCAATAACTTTGTAGAGCTGTACCACGGGATCGAGGACATTCCCGCAGAGCACCGGGTATTTGCATACCCCCAGCTTTCCATCCGGGAGCAGATGGCAGCCTACAAAGAAATTATTGACGGCTCCGCCCGGGACACGGGCAGGCACCCTATCATTCCGGGACATGAAGATCGTTAG
- a CDS encoding DNA cytosine methyltransferase, with translation MTIKLGSLFDGIGVFPLAAARCGITPVWASEIEKAPISITKRHFPDMAHLGDITRMDGGAIPPVHVLTFGSPCQNLSQIGNRDGLAGAKSSLFFQAIRIIKEMRDATDNLFPVIAVWENVMGAFSSNDRMDFRAVLSAFNAADVPMPASGRWAGAGMVRGGTPDLSWRLMDAQYWASPRLARRQRIFLVADFGGRRSHEILFKPRPMHPLSEAGGDRGLSSPEGDRGTFLEAGGRVPVTRPFQCFRMRASAKDRTPEAFRNSFGLPTDPFPTLLAGGVAPFAFWYEDDPAGGFVRFPTELECEHLMGLPEGWTKYGADGEEIRAASRYKALGNAIALPCAEYIMAGIKEVLHDPV, from the coding sequence ATGACGATTAAGCTGGGGAGCCTGTTTGATGGGATCGGGGTGTTCCCGCTGGCGGCAGCCCGCTGCGGGATCACCCCGGTATGGGCCAGCGAGATCGAAAAGGCCCCTATCTCCATCACAAAACGGCACTTCCCGGATATGGCCCACTTGGGCGACATCACCCGCATGGACGGCGGGGCCATCCCGCCCGTCCATGTGCTGACCTTTGGATCGCCGTGTCAAAACCTGTCCCAAATCGGCAACCGGGACGGCTTGGCTGGCGCAAAGTCCAGCCTGTTTTTTCAAGCGATCCGCATTATCAAAGAAATGAGGGATGCAACTGACAATCTATTTCCAGTTATCGCTGTTTGGGAAAACGTCATGGGAGCGTTTTCTTCAAATGACCGGATGGACTTTAGAGCCGTGCTATCCGCGTTCAACGCCGCTGATGTTCCAATGCCTGCTTCTGGAAGATGGGCAGGAGCCGGAATGGTGCGAGGGGGAACGCCTGACCTCTCATGGCGGCTCATGGACGCCCAATATTGGGCAAGCCCCCGACTGGCACGACGGCAGCGTATCTTCCTCGTGGCAGATTTTGGAGGCCGACGCTCCCACGAAATACTATTTAAGCCCCGCCCAATGCACCCACTTTCTGAAGCTGGCGGAGATCGCGGGCTGTCCTCCCCCGAAGGAGATCGAGGCACTTTTCTTGAAGCAGGGGGGCGCGTACCCGTCACAAGACCCTTTCAATGCTTCCGTATGCGGGCGTCGGCCAAAGACAGGACGCCAGAAGCGTTCCGAAACAGCTTCGGATTACCAACTGACCCTTTTCCCACTCTTTTAGCGGGCGGCGTGGCTCCCTTTGCCTTTTGGTATGAGGACGATCCCGCCGGGGGCTTTGTTCGATTTCCCACGGAGCTGGAGTGCGAGCATCTGATGGGCTTGCCCGAGGGCTGGACAAAATACGGTGCGGACGGCGAGGAAATACGGGCGGCCAGCCGCTACAAGGCATTGGGGAACGCCATCGCCCTGCCCTGTGCCGAGTACATTATGGCGGGGATCAAGGAGGTGCTGCATGACCCTGTTTGA
- a CDS encoding DUF7768 domain-containing protein, whose amino-acid sequence MKRPLAYVTAAWYGGDSENAERAAQYCRAVYEAGFSPICPTLYLPLFLNDAVPEEHKSGIDMSRDLLRRSHVLVVCGHTVTEAMKNDIAVAQRLGITATTLEGILTVKGQGRRRNDD is encoded by the coding sequence ATGAAACGACCCCTTGCGTATGTTACCGCCGCATGGTACGGCGGCGACAGCGAAAATGCGGAACGGGCGGCGCAGTATTGCCGCGCTGTGTATGAGGCGGGCTTTTCGCCCATCTGTCCCACCCTGTATCTGCCCCTGTTCCTCAACGACGCTGTTCCTGAGGAGCATAAAAGCGGCATTGATATGAGCCGTGACCTGCTCCGACGCTCTCATGTGCTGGTGGTGTGCGGCCATACCGTCACCGAGGCCATGAAAAACGACATCGCCGTTGCCCAGCGGCTGGGGATCACAGCGACCACCCTTGAGGGCATTTTGACCGTCAAGGGACAGGGCCGCAGACGAAATGACGATTAA
- a CDS encoding ParB/RepB/Spo0J family partition protein codes for MEEKKQPTGAEEHNTPEAPVADGPGTTPAQPAPGDVVVPFEKIEELMAEQRAAARHAVEQAEPLTPEAPTPSQPEKATEQAPEEKPQEEVAAEQKKPRRGRPPKAEKTEQAAPKADKEQTAAKPRRDRPPKADKAAPDEAQPPKPRDKVSQGKKAATVKEAPAPEQAAAGGGAGPGAGIAAEPQTPTPPPRPVEEGKLVYLKLSELHPFHTFRPHPFKVTDDAKMQETVASIKANGVMVPGLARPEKDGNGFEIIAGHRRTRGSELAGLEEMPFIVRDMTDQEAVQAMRDSNKQRDQTLPSELASLLDLEVEAIKHQGGRLDGVAPGDVGKRSVEIVGEAHDMNYKKVMRYLRLNSLVPELLSKVDEKGLGFMPAVELSYIKPKNQRLIAVSIDGEQSSPSHAQAKRLRELDQAGKLNGDVIDGILSEKKKEDRGVIISMAELEKYFGKEVTPVKMKEQIMSLLDEWKEKQPPELKKPEKKADLEK; via the coding sequence ATGGAAGAAAAGAAACAGCCCACGGGCGCGGAGGAGCATAACACCCCCGAGGCTCCCGTAGCTGATGGGCCCGGTACTACCCCGGCCCAGCCCGCTCCCGGCGATGTGGTTGTACCCTTTGAGAAAATCGAGGAGCTGATGGCAGAACAGCGGGCGGCGGCCCGCCATGCTGTGGAACAGGCCGAACCGCTTACCCCGGAGGCTCCCACTCCCAGCCAGCCCGAGAAAGCGACTGAACAGGCCCCGGAGGAAAAGCCGCAGGAGGAGGTTGCGGCTGAACAGAAAAAGCCCCGCCGTGGCCGTCCCCCGAAGGCTGAAAAAACGGAGCAGGCCGCACCCAAGGCAGACAAAGAGCAGACGGCGGCAAAGCCTCGCAGGGACCGCCCACCCAAGGCTGACAAGGCGGCCCCCGACGAGGCCCAGCCGCCCAAACCTCGAGACAAAGTGTCCCAAGGTAAAAAGGCCGCAACGGTCAAGGAGGCTCCCGCCCCGGAACAGGCCGCCGCTGGCGGTGGTGCTGGCCCCGGTGCCGGGATCGCGGCGGAGCCCCAGACACCTACGCCCCCGCCCCGTCCTGTGGAGGAGGGCAAGCTGGTCTATCTGAAACTCTCCGAACTCCACCCGTTCCACACATTCCGTCCCCATCCGTTCAAGGTCACGGACGACGCCAAGATGCAGGAAACCGTCGCATCCATTAAAGCAAACGGCGTTATGGTTCCCGGCCTTGCCCGCCCGGAGAAAGACGGCAACGGTTTTGAGATTATCGCGGGCCACCGCCGTACTCGCGGCAGTGAACTGGCAGGGCTGGAGGAAATGCCCTTTATTGTCCGGGATATGACCGACCAAGAAGCTGTGCAGGCCATGCGGGACAGTAACAAGCAGCGAGATCAGACACTTCCCAGCGAATTGGCCTCCCTGCTGGATTTGGAAGTGGAGGCCATCAAGCACCAGGGCGGGCGGCTGGACGGCGTTGCTCCCGGTGATGTGGGAAAACGCTCTGTTGAGATCGTTGGCGAAGCGCACGATATGAACTACAAAAAGGTCATGCGGTATCTTCGCCTTAATTCCCTTGTCCCGGAGCTGCTGAGTAAGGTGGACGAGAAGGGGCTGGGTTTCATGCCCGCCGTGGAGCTCTCGTACATCAAACCGAAAAACCAGAGGTTGATTGCCGTGTCTATCGACGGTGAGCAGTCCTCGCCCTCCCACGCCCAGGCGAAACGGCTTCGGGAGCTGGATCAGGCGGGCAAGCTCAACGGCGATGTGATTGATGGTATTCTGAGTGAAAAGAAAAAGGAGGATCGCGGCGTGATTATTTCTATGGCCGAACTGGAAAAGTATTTTGGCAAGGAGGTCACTCCTGTCAAAATGAAGGAGCAGATCATGTCCCTGCTGGACGAATGGAAAGAGAAACAGCCGCCCGAGCTGAAAAAGCCCGAGAAAAAGGCGGATTTGGAGAAGTAA
- a CDS encoding ClpP family protease, with product MTQQNTPDRENNQEKDTKSETKTERLVELGSSVVTNRHGTIHCLTIIGQIEGHTNAPDSAKTTKYEHLLPLLASLEESEEVDGVLILLNTVGGDVEAGLALAEMIAGMTKPTATLVLGGGHSIGIPLAVSGKINMIAPSASMTVHPVRMSGTMIAAPQTYRYFDKLQESIVRFVAAHSQIRAETFRELMLRTDEMANDVGSVLYGEDAVALGLMQQVGTLKDALAALYRAIDEGKKRESEA from the coding sequence ATGACGCAGCAAAACACACCCGACCGGGAAAATAATCAGGAGAAGGACACCAAGTCGGAGACGAAAACCGAGCGCTTGGTGGAGCTGGGATCTTCGGTGGTGACCAACCGGCATGGGACCATCCACTGCCTGACCATTATCGGACAGATCGAGGGACACACCAACGCCCCGGACAGCGCTAAAACCACGAAATATGAGCATCTTTTGCCGCTGCTGGCTTCTCTGGAGGAGTCGGAGGAGGTGGACGGGGTGCTGATCCTGCTGAACACCGTGGGCGGCGATGTGGAGGCGGGCCTGGCTCTGGCGGAGATGATTGCCGGGATGACCAAGCCCACGGCTACGCTGGTGCTGGGCGGCGGACACTCCATCGGCATTCCGCTGGCGGTGTCGGGGAAAATTAACATGATCGCCCCGTCGGCATCCATGACGGTTCATCCCGTGCGTATGAGCGGAACTATGATCGCTGCGCCCCAGACCTACCGCTATTTTGACAAGCTACAGGAGAGCATTGTGCGATTTGTGGCGGCCCATTCCCAGATCCGGGCGGAGACCTTCCGGGAGCTGATGCTGCGCACGGACGAAATGGCCAATGATGTGGGCAGCGTGCTCTACGGCGAGGACGCCGTGGCCCTGGGACTGATGCAGCAGGTGGGCACGCTGAAGGACGCGCTGGCGGCCTTATACCGGGCCATTGACGAGGGGAAGAAGCGGGAGAGCGAGGCGTGA
- a CDS encoding SLOG family protein, translated as MRARQVSCSFTGHRPEKLPWGVHESDRRCRALQERLFQAVQTAYEQGFRHFLCGMARGCDFWFCEAVLRLRGEHGEVSLEAAIPYAGQAERWDRADRARYEALLARCDYKTVLQEAYSPGCMQRRNRYLVDHASMLIAVHDGLPGGTQQTIAYALRRGLDIVDTPSVLEKNKDGV; from the coding sequence GTGCGGGCCAGGCAGGTGTCTTGCAGCTTCACCGGGCACAGGCCGGAAAAGCTGCCTTGGGGCGTCCATGAGAGCGACAGGCGCTGCCGGGCGCTGCAGGAGCGGCTGTTTCAGGCGGTGCAGACGGCGTATGAGCAGGGGTTTCGGCACTTCTTGTGCGGCATGGCCCGGGGGTGCGATTTTTGGTTTTGCGAGGCGGTGCTGCGGCTCCGGGGAGAGCATGGGGAGGTTTCCCTGGAGGCGGCCATTCCCTATGCCGGGCAGGCGGAGCGATGGGATCGGGCCGACCGGGCGCGATATGAGGCGCTGCTGGCTCGCTGTGACTATAAGACGGTATTGCAGGAGGCGTATTCGCCGGGATGTATGCAGAGGCGCAATCGGTATTTGGTGGACCATGCGTCTATGCTCATTGCCGTGCATGACGGGCTGCCCGGGGGGACGCAGCAGACCATTGCCTACGCGCTTAGGCGGGGACTTGACATCGTGGACACACCTTCGGTGCTGGAAAAGAACAAAGACGGCGTATAA
- a CDS encoding ECF transporter S component: MTQQQKTHRLAVSAMLTAVAAVLQFLEFSIPLVPSFIKLDFSDLPALLGTFSLGPVYGVAIQLVKNLLHLPFGSSAGVGELSNFILGAVFVFVAGAIYKHSKSRKSALVGSVAGAAAMALISIITNYFIVYPAYVVLYNLPLDAIVGMYEAILGGVSHVPTENALFNCLLVFNIPFTLAKGLLDTALCFLIYKPLSPLLHR; this comes from the coding sequence ATGACTCAACAGCAAAAAACCCATCGTCTGGCCGTGTCGGCCATGCTCACCGCCGTAGCCGCCGTGCTGCAATTTCTGGAGTTTTCCATCCCCCTGGTGCCCTCGTTCATCAAGCTGGATTTCTCCGACCTCCCCGCCCTGCTGGGTACCTTTTCCCTGGGCCCCGTGTACGGCGTGGCCATCCAGCTGGTGAAAAACCTGCTGCACCTGCCCTTCGGCTCCAGCGCCGGTGTGGGCGAGCTGTCCAACTTCATCCTGGGCGCGGTGTTCGTATTCGTAGCTGGTGCCATCTATAAGCACAGCAAGAGCCGCAAGAGCGCCCTGGTGGGCTCCGTGGCCGGTGCTGCCGCCATGGCACTGATAAGCATTATCACAAACTATTTCATTGTCTATCCCGCCTATGTGGTGCTGTATAACCTCCCCCTGGACGCCATTGTGGGGATGTACGAGGCGATTTTGGGCGGTGTGTCCCATGTGCCCACGGAGAATGCTCTGTTTAACTGTCTGCTGGTGTTCAATATCCCCTTCACTCTGGCCAAGGGCCTGCTGGACACGGCTCTGTGCTTCCTCATTTATAAGCCCCTGTCTCCCCTGCTGCACCGCTGA
- the spoIIP gene encoding stage II sporulation protein P — MKKFLRRSGAALLAACTVWTLIVTVESRSVPAALSAMRSSFHLPNMLMQLALGDLTGEKEMSLSTLLCLGQSPLLWAGYGNLPDPPQPDIPAEETAVPDAPADTDDLTQGLTFADNGAPSQTVIPTSSKSYTVSGNVYIKNGSDHALDPAAFDGTFPAQPGDSTQPQVLILHTHGSEAYTMPAGEEYEASGSYRTMDTTKNMIRVGDEIAAVLSRYGLSVLHDRQIHDTDYNSAYDKSYDSAAAYLEKYPSISFVLDIHRDAISDADGNQYKVVSQEDPRAAQLSIIMGSNYDAWLSNLRLAVAVQSHLAHDHPTLMRPITLRWYGYNQSLSTGSLLVEVGAAGNSLDEAIYAARLFARGFAETLGCTEPGNPTSPSA, encoded by the coding sequence ATGAAGAAATTTCTGCGCCGCAGCGGTGCGGCCCTCCTGGCCGCCTGCACGGTCTGGACGCTTATCGTCACGGTGGAAAGCCGCTCCGTCCCGGCAGCCCTGTCCGCCATGCGCAGCTCCTTCCACCTGCCCAATATGCTCATGCAGCTGGCCCTGGGCGACCTGACAGGGGAAAAGGAGATGTCCCTGTCCACGCTTCTCTGCCTGGGCCAGTCGCCGCTGCTGTGGGCCGGGTACGGAAACCTTCCCGATCCCCCGCAGCCGGATATACCTGCGGAAGAGACCGCGGTACCCGATGCTCCCGCCGACACCGATGACCTCACCCAGGGCCTCACCTTCGCCGACAATGGCGCCCCCAGTCAGACGGTGATTCCCACCTCCTCCAAGAGCTACACCGTGTCCGGGAATGTCTACATCAAAAACGGCTCCGATCACGCCCTGGACCCCGCCGCCTTCGACGGTACCTTTCCCGCCCAGCCGGGAGACAGCACCCAGCCCCAGGTGCTGATCCTCCACACCCACGGCAGCGAGGCCTACACCATGCCCGCCGGGGAGGAATACGAGGCCAGCGGCAGCTATCGCACCATGGACACCACCAAGAATATGATTCGCGTAGGGGACGAGATCGCCGCCGTTCTCTCCCGGTACGGCCTGTCCGTCCTCCACGACCGCCAGATCCACGACACCGATTATAACAGTGCCTACGACAAAAGCTACGACAGCGCCGCCGCCTATCTGGAGAAATACCCCTCCATTTCCTTTGTCCTGGATATTCATCGGGACGCCATCTCCGATGCCGACGGCAACCAGTATAAGGTGGTGTCCCAGGAGGACCCCCGTGCCGCCCAGCTGAGCATCATCATGGGCAGCAATTACGATGCCTGGCTCTCCAATCTGCGCCTGGCCGTGGCCGTGCAGTCCCACCTAGCCCATGACCATCCCACCCTTATGCGTCCCATCACCCTCCGCTGGTATGGGTATAATCAGTCCCTGAGCACCGGTTCCCTCCTGGTGGAAGTCGGTGCCGCCGGCAACTCCTTGGACGAGGCCATTTACGCCGCCCGTCTCTTCGCCCGGGGCTTCGCCGAAACCCTCGGCTGCACCGAGCCGGGAAATCCCACTTCCCCCTCAGCTTGA
- a CDS encoding ATP-binding cassette domain-containing protein produces the protein MLEAKNITKQYGKKTALEDVSVAFEPGQIVGLFGENGAGKTTLMKCILGLTRCRGTVTLDGEALGCGNIARLSFATCEHSFFPRLSPKAHRDFYREHFPKFDDKRFKTLMEFFNLPMDKALRGFSVGMQNQFEVVMALSQGADYILMDEPFAGNDIFNREDFYKVLLGILTERETVILSTHLLEEVKDFISRAVLLREGKIVGDVTVQELEDAGEDLLSCIKKTYDYRGDRIRNAIESLTEEGER, from the coding sequence ATGCTGGAAGCGAAAAATATTACGAAACAGTACGGGAAAAAGACGGCGCTGGAGGATGTGTCCGTGGCCTTCGAGCCGGGGCAGATCGTGGGCCTTTTCGGGGAAAACGGAGCCGGGAAGACCACGCTGATGAAGTGCATCCTGGGCCTGACGCGCTGCCGGGGAACGGTAACGCTGGACGGGGAGGCTTTGGGCTGCGGCAACATCGCCCGGCTCAGCTTTGCCACCTGCGAGCACAGCTTCTTCCCCCGGCTCTCGCCCAAGGCGCACCGGGATTTTTACCGGGAGCATTTCCCAAAATTTGACGACAAGCGGTTTAAGACCCTGATGGAATTCTTTAACCTGCCTATGGACAAGGCCCTGCGGGGCTTCTCCGTGGGTATGCAGAATCAGTTTGAGGTGGTGATGGCCCTGTCCCAGGGGGCGGACTACATTCTCATGGATGAACCCTTTGCAGGCAACGACATCTTCAACCGGGAGGACTTTTACAAGGTGCTGCTGGGCATTCTCACAGAGCGGGAGACGGTGATCCTGTCCACCCATCTGCTGGAGGAGGTGAAGGACTTTATCTCCCGGGCCGTGCTGCTGCGGGAGGGGAAGATCGTGGGGGATGTGACCGTGCAGGAGCTGGAGGATGCGGGGGAGGATCTGCTGTCCTGCATCAAAAAGACCTACGATTACCGGGGCGACCGCATTCGAAACGCCATTGAGAGCCTGACGGAGGAGGGAGAGAGATGA
- a CDS encoding GntR family transcriptional regulator, with protein sequence MPIYLQMIRFVKQGLAAGRFLDGDELPSRRLVSATLAVNPNTVQKAYRQLEEEGLIQSRPGAGSHITASPQQVENIRQELFRSEVQETVAAMKRMGLKKEEAVALLRQLYDEEERE encoded by the coding sequence ATGCCGATCTATTTGCAGATGATCCGGTTCGTGAAGCAGGGCTTGGCGGCGGGACGGTTTTTGGATGGGGACGAATTGCCGTCCCGGCGGCTGGTTTCGGCTACGCTGGCGGTGAATCCCAACACGGTACAAAAGGCCTACCGGCAGCTGGAGGAGGAGGGACTCATTCAGTCCCGACCCGGGGCGGGAAGCCACATTACGGCATCGCCTCAGCAGGTGGAGAATATACGACAGGAGCTGTTCCGCTCGGAGGTCCAGGAGACGGTGGCAGCCATGAAACGGATGGGCCTAAAAAAAGAGGAGGCCGTGGCGCTGCTGCGGCAGCTATATGACGAGGAGGAGAGAGAATGA
- the ispF gene encoding 2-C-methyl-D-erythritol 2,4-cyclodiphosphate synthase translates to MTNLRIGHGYDVHRLTAGRRLILGGVDIPWEKGLEGHSDADVLVHAVMDALLGAAGLEDIGSLFPDSSEEFRDISSLVLLKRVAGELAKRSVTVVNVDATVLAQAPKLAPYRAQMRANIAGALGIETEQVGVKATTEEHLGFTGDGSGMAAHAVALVERR, encoded by the coding sequence ATGACAAATTTGCGAATTGGCCACGGGTACGATGTACACCGGCTGACGGCCGGACGAAGGCTGATTTTGGGGGGCGTGGACATCCCCTGGGAGAAGGGCTTGGAGGGCCATTCGGATGCGGATGTGCTGGTTCACGCGGTGATGGACGCCCTGCTGGGGGCGGCTGGGCTGGAGGACATCGGGAGCCTGTTCCCCGACAGCAGCGAGGAGTTTCGCGATATTTCCAGCCTGGTGCTGCTGAAAAGAGTGGCCGGGGAGCTGGCAAAGCGGAGCGTAACCGTGGTGAATGTGGACGCCACCGTTTTGGCCCAGGCGCCGAAGCTGGCCCCGTACCGGGCGCAGATGCGCGCCAATATCGCCGGGGCCCTGGGCATCGAGACGGAGCAGGTGGGGGTGAAGGCCACCACCGAGGAGCACCTGGGCTTTACCGGCGACGGCAGCGGCATGGCGGCCCACGCGGTGGCGCTGGTGGAAAGAAGATAA
- the ispD gene encoding 2-C-methyl-D-erythritol 4-phosphate cytidylyltransferase — MGKLLDKIRGLRKPARPFCTTVVVAAGQSRRMGKDKLLLPLGEGTVLEHTLRAVDASERTDEIILVTREDLLVPLAELCKGCALQKPVKVIRGGETRTESVMAGALEADPRAELIAVHDGARPLITPELFDAVVESAGVTGASAPAVPVTDTIKVADENGIVRSTPERRTLFAVQTPQVFQAELLKAALQSALTCGAEITDDCSAVERLGKQVQLVSGDSENIKITRPMDLPMAEAILRAREGRA; from the coding sequence ATGGGAAAATTGCTCGATAAAATTCGGGGTCTGCGGAAACCGGCCAGACCCTTCTGCACCACGGTAGTGGTGGCGGCGGGCCAATCCCGGCGAATGGGAAAGGACAAGCTGCTGCTGCCGCTGGGAGAGGGGACGGTGCTGGAGCATACCCTCCGGGCGGTGGACGCATCGGAGCGGACGGACGAAATTATTTTGGTGACCAGGGAGGACCTGCTGGTGCCTTTGGCGGAGCTTTGCAAAGGGTGCGCCCTGCAAAAGCCCGTGAAGGTGATCCGGGGCGGCGAGACCCGGACGGAGTCGGTGATGGCGGGGGCCTTGGAGGCAGACCCCCGGGCGGAGCTGATTGCGGTACACGACGGGGCCCGTCCCCTGATTACGCCTGAGCTGTTTGACGCGGTGGTGGAGAGCGCCGGGGTGACGGGCGCCTCGGCCCCGGCGGTGCCGGTGACGGACACCATTAAGGTGGCGGACGAGAACGGAATCGTGCGCTCTACACCGGAGCGGCGGACCCTCTTTGCGGTGCAGACGCCCCAGGTATTTCAGGCGGAGCTTTTGAAGGCGGCCCTGCAGTCGGCCCTCACCTGCGGGGCGGAGATCACCGACGACTGCTCTGCCGTGGAGCGGCTGGGCAAGCAGGTGCAGCTGGTGAGCGGAGACAGTGAAAATATTAAGATCACCCGCCCCATGGATCTGCCGATGGCAGAGGCTATTTTGCGGGCTCGGGAGGGGAGAGCATGA
- a CDS encoding helix-turn-helix domain-containing protein yields MNKQIFGTYIAENRKQLGMTQAQLADRLHVTDKAVSKWERGLSYPDVTLLEPLAEALSVSIDALLRCRMPADEGKEQTMTEERNSEPIQTVMEISKETVQRKKLGSKLLAAALAVVIAAAGVLVIPRAVREYRAAQEAKHHHEVNCAKVDLLYVEQMPGSENSGEYICVVGYEGKLLYLHYDGGLSDKELLPPDTSWEDSENIGLRPGIEWTQSYLRFTYDDRTGGGELTGIVGQTTQTSMPVAVDNIETAKPLFGLENTCLMREGKGNLLFYRPSEHQGGARTLYDANIIFRLPKTLADIGYTIADCDGDGVNELLVRTDWDYKPLVAYDYADGQVTSTWYDTLPDWAAAVFGE; encoded by the coding sequence ATGAACAAACAGATCTTCGGCACATACATCGCCGAAAACCGAAAGCAGTTGGGCATGACCCAGGCGCAGCTGGCCGATAGGCTCCATGTGACGGATAAGGCCGTCAGCAAGTGGGAGCGGGGGCTGAGCTACCCCGATGTGACGCTGCTGGAGCCGCTGGCGGAGGCACTTTCCGTCAGTATCGACGCTCTGCTGCGCTGCCGGATGCCTGCGGATGAGGGAAAGGAGCAGACGATGACAGAGGAAAGAAACAGCGAGCCTATCCAGACCGTAATGGAAATTTCCAAAGAAACGGTGCAGAGGAAAAAGCTCGGCAGCAAGCTGCTGGCGGCGGCGCTGGCCGTTGTGATCGCGGCGGCGGGGGTGCTGGTCATTCCCCGCGCGGTGCGGGAATATCGGGCGGCGCAGGAGGCGAAGCACCACCATGAGGTGAACTGCGCCAAGGTGGATTTGCTCTATGTGGAGCAGATGCCCGGCTCCGAAAATTCGGGGGAGTATATATGCGTCGTGGGATACGAGGGAAAGCTCCTGTATCTGCACTATGACGGCGGCCTGTCGGATAAGGAGCTGCTGCCTCCCGACACGTCCTGGGAGGATTCGGAAAATATCGGTTTACGCCCGGGCATTGAATGGACGCAAAGCTACCTGCGCTTTACCTATGACGACCGAACCGGCGGGGGAGAGCTTACCGGCATAGTGGGGCAGACTACGCAGACGTCGATGCCCGTTGCGGTGGACAATATAGAAACGGCGAAGCCCCTCTTTGGCCTGGAGAACACCTGTCTTATGCGGGAAGGGAAAGGGAATCTTTTATTTTACCGGCCTTCGGAGCATCAGGGTGGGGCAAGAACGCTCTATGATGCCAACATCATTTTTCGTCTGCCGAAGACGCTGGCCGACATCGGCTACACCATTGCCGACTGTGACGGGGACGGCGTCAACGAGCTGCTGGTGAGGACGGACTGGGACTATAAGCCTCTGGTGGCCTACGACTATGCGGACGGGCAGGTGACGAGTACATGGTATGACACCCTGCCCGACTGGGCGGCGGCTGTTTTCGGAGAATAA